A DNA window from Helianthus annuus cultivar XRQ/B chromosome 15, HanXRQr2.0-SUNRISE, whole genome shotgun sequence contains the following coding sequences:
- the LOC110914740 gene encoding peptidyl-prolyl cis-trans isomerase 7-like: MRNVFMDLSIRGGPAKRLFFQLLSLYYEAAEIFRALCTGEKGVGEKTGKRLHYKGTRFFCIFAHLGMMGGDIENNDGSGGKSIYGGTFESEGIAGLFGEATSGPGVVLTLPQGNYHQIGSKFLLCFKQDRLLEGQERIFCPRNPKVVQTRKNCLLAIQTRGRNPESGRRKVKAQSLKINRTM; encoded by the exons ATGAGGAATGTGTTTATGGATCTATCCATCAGGGGAGGCCCTGCTAAAAGATTATTCTTCCAG CTTCTTTCTCTCTACTATGAAGCAGCCGAGATTTTTCGAGCCCTCTGCACAG GGGAAAAGGGGGTTGGAGAAAAAACTGGAAAACGATTGCACTACAAAGGAACTAGattcttttgtatttttgcaCACCTTGGTATGATG GGAGGTGATATCGAGAATAACGACg GCAGTGGTGGGAAAAGCATCTATGGAGGAACATTCGAAT CTGAAGGCATTGCGGGACTCTTTGGAGAGGCTACCAGTGGGCCCGGTGTAGTACTGACTCTACCTCAAGGAAA TTACCATCAAATTGGATCTAAGTTCCTTTTATGCTTCAAGCAAGACCGGCTTCTTGAGGG ACAAGAAAGAATTTTTTGCCCAAGAAACCCCAAAGTAGTTCAG ACAAGAAAGAATTGCCTGCTAGCAATCCAGACGAGGGGTCGGAATCCAG
- the LOC110910451 gene encoding uncharacterized protein LOC110910451, giving the protein MMEERVVVSVRPPTGGHGPVVLTRENISPPQIHLCNPNTISGTTKFHHIRPLIHTRGMRYLNHRSTSAPPLDLRPASHSSSPEYPSEAKLTHGVLQSIKEFVQEGNGVKLIG; this is encoded by the exons ATGATGGAGGAACGGGTGGTGGTCTCTGTCCGGCCACCGACCGGTGGTCATGGTCCGGTGGTTTTGACGCGTGAGAATATCTCTCCACCCCAAATTCATCTTTGTAACCCTAACACCATCTCCGGCACCACCAAATTCCACCATATCCGGCCACTTATCCACACGAGGGGCATGCGATATCTGAACCACCGCTCAACCTCCGCTCCGCCGCTTGACCTCCGGCCGGCGTCACACTCATCATCGCCTGAATATCCATCTGAAGCGAAGCTTACCCATGGTGTCCTCCA GTCTATAAAAGAATTCGTTCAAG AAGGTAATGGCGTCAAGTTGATTGGGTGA
- the LOC110910449 gene encoding uncharacterized protein LOC110910449 isoform X2 yields the protein MIGRRFISFLRRNPSSSSSSSVKSGVEEEAKPKSWGRRVVSGGLICVTGGVALSALDDLVIYHGCSSKAMEKASKNQAVVEAIGEPIARGPWYNASLAVTHKRHSVSCTFPVSGPHGTGIFQLRAVRNGEDSWLSFFRPRDWEILIMEALVHVPENDDKNKTFRIRISDDVSSPACQPCITGCPGSPEPHPAHENKHTQDS from the exons ATGATCGGAAGGAGGTTTATTTCGTTTCTCAGGCGTaatccttcttcttcttccag CAGTTCGGTGAAATCAGGGGTTGAGGAGGAAGCAAAGCCGAAATCATGGGGCCGGAGAGTTGTTTCCGGTGGGTTGATTTGTGTGACTGGTGGTGTTGCCTTGAGTGCTCTTGATGATCTTGTCATTTATCATGGTTGTAGCAG CAAAGCCATGGAGAAAGCTAGCAAGAACCAGGCTGTAGTAGAGGCAATCGGGGAGCCGATAGCTAGAGGTCCTTGGTATAATGCGTCACTTGCAGTGACTCACAAAAGGCATTCTGTCTCTTGCACTTTTCCTGTTTCTGGGCCCCACGGTACTGGAATTTTTCAACTAAGGGCGGTTCGCAACGGAG AAGACAGTTGGCTATCATTTTTCCGGCCACGTGACTGGGAAATCTTAATCATGGAAGCTCTCGTACATGTTCCTGAAAATGACGACAAGAATAAAACATTCAGAATCCGCATATCAGATGACGTGTCTTCACCAGCATGCCAGCCGTGCATCACAGGCTGCCCCGGAAGTCCAGAACCACATCCTGCTCATGAAAACAAACATACTCAAGACTCGTAA
- the LOC110910449 gene encoding uncharacterized protein LOC110910449 isoform X4 encodes MIGRRFISFLRRNPSSSSSSSVKSGVEEEAKPKSWGRRVVSGGLICVTGGVALSALDDLVIYHGCSSKAMEKASKNQAVVEAIGEPIARGPWYNASLAVTHKRHSVSCTFPVSGPHGTGIFQLRAVRNGDSWLSFFRPRDWEILIMEALVHVPENDDKNKTFRIRISDDVSSPACQPCITGCPGSPEPHPAHENKHTQDS; translated from the exons ATGATCGGAAGGAGGTTTATTTCGTTTCTCAGGCGTaatccttcttcttcttccag CAGTTCGGTGAAATCAGGGGTTGAGGAGGAAGCAAAGCCGAAATCATGGGGCCGGAGAGTTGTTTCCGGTGGGTTGATTTGTGTGACTGGTGGTGTTGCCTTGAGTGCTCTTGATGATCTTGTCATTTATCATGGTTGTAGCAG CAAAGCCATGGAGAAAGCTAGCAAGAACCAGGCTGTAGTAGAGGCAATCGGGGAGCCGATAGCTAGAGGTCCTTGGTATAATGCGTCACTTGCAGTGACTCACAAAAGGCATTCTGTCTCTTGCACTTTTCCTGTTTCTGGGCCCCACGGTACTGGAATTTTTCAACTAAGGGCGGTTCGCAACGGAG ACAGTTGGCTATCATTTTTCCGGCCACGTGACTGGGAAATCTTAATCATGGAAGCTCTCGTACATGTTCCTGAAAATGACGACAAGAATAAAACATTCAGAATCCGCATATCAGATGACGTGTCTTCACCAGCATGCCAGCCGTGCATCACAGGCTGCCCCGGAAGTCCAGAACCACATCCTGCTCATGAAAACAAACATACTCAAGACTCGTAA
- the LOC110910449 gene encoding uncharacterized protein LOC110910449 isoform X3: MIGRRFISFLRRNPSSSSYSSSVKSGVEEEAKPKSWGRRVVSGGLICVTGGVALSALDDLVIYHGCSSKAMEKASKNQAVVEAIGEPIARGPWYNASLAVTHKRHSVSCTFPVSGPHGTGIFQLRAVRNGDSWLSFFRPRDWEILIMEALVHVPENDDKNKTFRIRISDDVSSPACQPCITGCPGSPEPHPAHENKHTQDS; this comes from the exons ATGATCGGAAGGAGGTTTATTTCGTTTCTCAGGCGTaatccttcttcttcttc TTACAGCAGTTCGGTGAAATCAGGGGTTGAGGAGGAAGCAAAGCCGAAATCATGGGGCCGGAGAGTTGTTTCCGGTGGGTTGATTTGTGTGACTGGTGGTGTTGCCTTGAGTGCTCTTGATGATCTTGTCATTTATCATGGTTGTAGCAG CAAAGCCATGGAGAAAGCTAGCAAGAACCAGGCTGTAGTAGAGGCAATCGGGGAGCCGATAGCTAGAGGTCCTTGGTATAATGCGTCACTTGCAGTGACTCACAAAAGGCATTCTGTCTCTTGCACTTTTCCTGTTTCTGGGCCCCACGGTACTGGAATTTTTCAACTAAGGGCGGTTCGCAACGGAG ACAGTTGGCTATCATTTTTCCGGCCACGTGACTGGGAAATCTTAATCATGGAAGCTCTCGTACATGTTCCTGAAAATGACGACAAGAATAAAACATTCAGAATCCGCATATCAGATGACGTGTCTTCACCAGCATGCCAGCCGTGCATCACAGGCTGCCCCGGAAGTCCAGAACCACATCCTGCTCATGAAAACAAACATACTCAAGACTCGTAA
- the LOC110910449 gene encoding uncharacterized protein LOC110910449 isoform X5, whose translation MIGRRFISFLRRNPSSSSSSVKSGVEEEAKPKSWGRRVVSGGLICVTGGVALSALDDLVIYHGCSSKAMEKASKNQAVVEAIGEPIARGPWYNASLAVTHKRHSVSCTFPVSGPHGTGIFQLRAVRNGEDSWLSFFRPRDWEILIMEALVHVPENDDKNKTFRIRISDDVSSPACQPCITGCPGSPEPHPAHENKHTQDS comes from the exons ATGATCGGAAGGAGGTTTATTTCGTTTCTCAGGCGTaatccttcttcttcttccag TTCGGTGAAATCAGGGGTTGAGGAGGAAGCAAAGCCGAAATCATGGGGCCGGAGAGTTGTTTCCGGTGGGTTGATTTGTGTGACTGGTGGTGTTGCCTTGAGTGCTCTTGATGATCTTGTCATTTATCATGGTTGTAGCAG CAAAGCCATGGAGAAAGCTAGCAAGAACCAGGCTGTAGTAGAGGCAATCGGGGAGCCGATAGCTAGAGGTCCTTGGTATAATGCGTCACTTGCAGTGACTCACAAAAGGCATTCTGTCTCTTGCACTTTTCCTGTTTCTGGGCCCCACGGTACTGGAATTTTTCAACTAAGGGCGGTTCGCAACGGAG AAGACAGTTGGCTATCATTTTTCCGGCCACGTGACTGGGAAATCTTAATCATGGAAGCTCTCGTACATGTTCCTGAAAATGACGACAAGAATAAAACATTCAGAATCCGCATATCAGATGACGTGTCTTCACCAGCATGCCAGCCGTGCATCACAGGCTGCCCCGGAAGTCCAGAACCACATCCTGCTCATGAAAACAAACATACTCAAGACTCGTAA
- the LOC110910449 gene encoding uncharacterized protein LOC110910449 isoform X6, whose protein sequence is MIGRRFISFLRRNPSSSSSVKSGVEEEAKPKSWGRRVVSGGLICVTGGVALSALDDLVIYHGCSSKAMEKASKNQAVVEAIGEPIARGPWYNASLAVTHKRHSVSCTFPVSGPHGTGIFQLRAVRNGEDSWLSFFRPRDWEILIMEALVHVPENDDKNKTFRIRISDDVSSPACQPCITGCPGSPEPHPAHENKHTQDS, encoded by the exons ATGATCGGAAGGAGGTTTATTTCGTTTCTCAGGCGTaatccttcttc CAGCAGTTCGGTGAAATCAGGGGTTGAGGAGGAAGCAAAGCCGAAATCATGGGGCCGGAGAGTTGTTTCCGGTGGGTTGATTTGTGTGACTGGTGGTGTTGCCTTGAGTGCTCTTGATGATCTTGTCATTTATCATGGTTGTAGCAG CAAAGCCATGGAGAAAGCTAGCAAGAACCAGGCTGTAGTAGAGGCAATCGGGGAGCCGATAGCTAGAGGTCCTTGGTATAATGCGTCACTTGCAGTGACTCACAAAAGGCATTCTGTCTCTTGCACTTTTCCTGTTTCTGGGCCCCACGGTACTGGAATTTTTCAACTAAGGGCGGTTCGCAACGGAG AAGACAGTTGGCTATCATTTTTCCGGCCACGTGACTGGGAAATCTTAATCATGGAAGCTCTCGTACATGTTCCTGAAAATGACGACAAGAATAAAACATTCAGAATCCGCATATCAGATGACGTGTCTTCACCAGCATGCCAGCCGTGCATCACAGGCTGCCCCGGAAGTCCAGAACCACATCCTGCTCATGAAAACAAACATACTCAAGACTCGTAA
- the LOC110910449 gene encoding uncharacterized protein LOC110910449 isoform X1, translated as MIGRRFISFLRRNPSSSSYSSSVKSGVEEEAKPKSWGRRVVSGGLICVTGGVALSALDDLVIYHGCSSKAMEKASKNQAVVEAIGEPIARGPWYNASLAVTHKRHSVSCTFPVSGPHGTGIFQLRAVRNGEDSWLSFFRPRDWEILIMEALVHVPENDDKNKTFRIRISDDVSSPACQPCITGCPGSPEPHPAHENKHTQDS; from the exons ATGATCGGAAGGAGGTTTATTTCGTTTCTCAGGCGTaatccttcttcttcttc TTACAGCAGTTCGGTGAAATCAGGGGTTGAGGAGGAAGCAAAGCCGAAATCATGGGGCCGGAGAGTTGTTTCCGGTGGGTTGATTTGTGTGACTGGTGGTGTTGCCTTGAGTGCTCTTGATGATCTTGTCATTTATCATGGTTGTAGCAG CAAAGCCATGGAGAAAGCTAGCAAGAACCAGGCTGTAGTAGAGGCAATCGGGGAGCCGATAGCTAGAGGTCCTTGGTATAATGCGTCACTTGCAGTGACTCACAAAAGGCATTCTGTCTCTTGCACTTTTCCTGTTTCTGGGCCCCACGGTACTGGAATTTTTCAACTAAGGGCGGTTCGCAACGGAG AAGACAGTTGGCTATCATTTTTCCGGCCACGTGACTGGGAAATCTTAATCATGGAAGCTCTCGTACATGTTCCTGAAAATGACGACAAGAATAAAACATTCAGAATCCGCATATCAGATGACGTGTCTTCACCAGCATGCCAGCCGTGCATCACAGGCTGCCCCGGAAGTCCAGAACCACATCCTGCTCATGAAAACAAACATACTCAAGACTCGTAA